Proteins co-encoded in one Mercenaria mercenaria strain notata unplaced genomic scaffold, MADL_Memer_1 contig_1084, whole genome shotgun sequence genomic window:
- the LOC123528263 gene encoding tyrosine-protein kinase STK-like: MASPYYWFDLSDEDSDFETLFAEGLTLSKSASLSLSENEPDKEVDDGLHGNLPSLSDVEIDREFVHVERQLGEGAFGTVHKGKLMKDYCSLTVAIKTLKQGMMTSKKFLDEARTMHKLEHDKVVELIGVCRDKEPILIITEYMCNGDLCRFLRRDSGLTIKIREMNYFASQIADGMNYLESKGFVHRDLRCANVLVGIKHLVKVADFGLARLVDDYDRYIVFLFLCFCRRRNLFLILVYLR, translated from the exons ATG GCGTCGCCTTACTATTGGTTCGACCTATCAGATGAAGACAGTGACTTTGAAACATTATTCGCCGAAGGTCTGACGTTATCTAAAAGTGCGTCTTT ATCCCTATCTGAAAACGAACCTGACAAAGAAGTAGATGATGGTTTGCACGGAAATCTTCCTTCTTTGAG TGATGTGGAGATAGACAGAGAGTTTGTACATGTGGAAAGACAACTCGGTGAAGGTGCCTTCGGGACTGTTCATAAAG GAAAACTTATGAAAGATTATTGTTCTTTAACGGTTGCTATCAAAACGCTAAAGCAAGGTATGATGACTTCTAAAAAGTTTCTGGATGAAGCAAGAACCATGCACAAACTGGAACACGATAAGGTTGTGGAACTGATAGGTGTTTGCAGAGATAAAGAGCCAATCTTGATAATAACTGAGTATATGTGTAATGGTGACCTGTGCAGATTCCTGAGGAGGGACAGTGGTTTGACAATTAAGATTAGAGAGATGAACTACTTTGCTTCTCAG ATTGCAGATGGCATGAACTATCTGGAGTCGAAGGGATTTGTACACAGAGACTTGAGGTGTGCAAACGTTCTTGTTGGAATAAAACATTTGGTAAAAGTTGCCGATTTTGGACTTGCTCGGTTGGTTGACGATTATGACAGATATAtcgttttcttatttttatgctTTTGTCGAAGACGGAATCTCTTtcttattttagtttatttaagataa